The sequence ACGTTGGAATCCCTAAGCCACTAATTGCTTCAGCCACTGCTCGTTTTAACGGATCAGTGGAGCGAAGTTTTTCGACCTGACTCCAGTTCGTTCCGCCTGCACCAGCCACATCTATGAATGTTATGCCTATATCAAATAGTCGCCCGGCCAACTTGCCATTAATTCCCCATCCTACCTCTTTCACACCGATTGGAAGGTGAAAGGATTGACATAGCTCTTCTATTTTTTGAAATAACCCACGGAAGTTTGTATTTCCTTCAGGCTGAATGAGTTCCTGTAGACTATTTAAATGTAGAACTAAGGCATCAGCTTCTACTAAATCTACAATTTTTTTGCATTCGTCAACGCCGAAGCCATAATTAAGCTGCACAGCCCCCACATTCGCAATAATCGGAATGCTCGGTGCATATTTTCGTACTTGAAAGGTATAGGCTCTTTCAGGATCTTCGACGGCAGCTCTTCCTGATCCTACAGCGAATGACCACCCTTTTTCTTCTGCTGCGATGGCAAGGTTCTGGTTAATGGTCATCGCCTTTTCAGTTCCTCCGGTCATTGAGCTAATGAGAAATGGAGTCGCCACTTTCTTTTCAAGAAAAGAAGTCTCCACGTTAATGTCTGTAAAATCTACTTCGGGAAGAGCTTGGTGGATAAATGAAAACTGCTCGAAGCCTGTTGTGATTCCTCTTCCGTTCACATCGTCATTCAGACAAATTTGAATATGATCTGCTTTTCTCTTGTTTACATCATCACGTTGATTCAATGATCTCCCTCCTTTTCACGTTGTTATGAATTTTGGCCTTTTACATGATTAAGCTTCAATCGATTGGTCAACACCCTCTAAAGCACTTTGGAGGGTCGTTACGTAGATTGCCTTTTTCTTTTTATCACTGACAACAGCTCGTTTTGTATAAACTTGATATTCATTCATTTTGACCGCTTCCATAATAGCAGCATAATAGTTGGATGCCAGTTTAATTGAAAACGCACTTTCAGTTGGATAGGATTCAATGTCTGATAATCCTTCTTCAAACCAACTCCATGCAAGGTCCATCAGTCCATTGATCATTTTTTTAAACGTAAAATTTACGGTCATCTCTTCAAATTCAGTATGGGTATATTGATACGTAGCCAACCATTCATCTGGAATATATCGGCGGTTTCTATTTAAATCCTCCCCAACATCCCTAATAATGTTGACAATTTGCATCGCTTTACCGAGCTGAATTCCTGCCTGTTGCACGTCTAGTGTCGGTGAATCATGAAGAACCGGTAGAAGCATTTCGCCAACAGAGCCCGCTACTTTTTCACAATACACTTCTAATTGATCCATTGATTGGTAGTGTGTGAGCGATAAGTCCATTCGTTGACCTGACATTTGCTTTAAAAAGGGTTCTTTACTAATTGGAAAGTTGTCAAACAGCCATCTTAGAGAAGGCCAAATAAAGTGTCCTTCTGCTTGATCAAGATGTTGAAAATGATACTCTAGCTCCTCAAGTGTAAAGGGTGAATGTTCTGGTTCGTCCACAGAGTCATCTATTAATCTACAAAATGCGTAAATGACATACACGGCTTCTTTTCTTGGGGAAGGTAGAAAACGAAAAGCCTCGTAAAAACTAGCAGAGCCTTTCTTCATCATTTTTTCACATTCTAGAATCAGTTTAGAATCAATCATGCTCCCAGCTCCTTTTTAATTAATTCGCTTAAAATACGTGCCCCTTGAAGAACAATCGGCACCCCACCTCCTGGATGAACAGAGGCACCCACACTATACAGGCGTTCAATGTTGTATGGAGACAGTTGAGGTCTGAATCCTCCTGACTGAAACAGAGTCGG is a genomic window of Bacillus mesophilus containing:
- a CDS encoding phytoene/squalene synthase family protein, whose amino-acid sequence is MIDSKLILECEKMMKKGSASFYEAFRFLPSPRKEAVYVIYAFCRLIDDSVDEPEHSPFTLEELEYHFQHLDQAEGHFIWPSLRWLFDNFPISKEPFLKQMSGQRMDLSLTHYQSMDQLEVYCEKVAGSVGEMLLPVLHDSPTLDVQQAGIQLGKAMQIVNIIRDVGEDLNRNRRYIPDEWLATYQYTHTEFEEMTVNFTFKKMINGLMDLAWSWFEEGLSDIESYPTESAFSIKLASNYYAAIMEAVKMNEYQVYTKRAVVSDKKKKAIYVTTLQSALEGVDQSIEA
- the fni gene encoding type 2 isopentenyl-diphosphate Delta-isomerase, translating into MNQRDDVNKRKADHIQICLNDDVNGRGITTGFEQFSFIHQALPEVDFTDINVETSFLEKKVATPFLISSMTGGTEKAMTINQNLAIAAEEKGWSFAVGSGRAAVEDPERAYTFQVRKYAPSIPIIANVGAVQLNYGFGVDECKKIVDLVEADALVLHLNSLQELIQPEGNTNFRGLFQKIEELCQSFHLPIGVKEVGWGINGKLAGRLFDIGITFIDVAGAGGTNWSQVEKLRSTDPLKRAVAEAISGLGIPTSECLLDIKQNESTGTLIASGGLNNGVEAAKAIALGADLAGFGRSILAEAVTSEKALIDRFTQTEYELKAAMFSIGAASLNELKNTSSIKRVGS